A single genomic interval of Heteronotia binoei isolate CCM8104 ecotype False Entrance Well chromosome 11, APGP_CSIRO_Hbin_v1, whole genome shotgun sequence harbors:
- the MMGT1 gene encoding ER membrane protein complex subunit 5 produces the protein MMAASSLWKGLVGVGLFALAHAAFSAAQHRSYMRLTEKEDETLPVDIVLQTLLAFAVTCYGIVHIAGEFKDMDATSELKNKTFDTLRNHPSFYVFNHRGRVLFQSPDTVHSSSNQDALSSSASLKLRKLEPLRR, from the exons ATGATGGCGGCCTCCTCGTTGTGGAAAGGGCTGGTTGGGGTCGGACTTTTCGCCCTGGCGCACGCGGCCTTCTCCGCAGCACAGC ATCGTTCTTATATGAGGTTAACAGAGAAAGAAGATGAAACCTTGCCGGTGGAT ATAGTTCTTCAAACACTGTTGGCCTTTGCAGTTACCTGTTATGGCATAGTACATATTGCAGGAGAATTTAAAGACATGGATGCCACTTCAGAGCTAAAAAATAA gACGTTTGACACATTAAGGAACCATCCATCCTTTTATGTATTTAATCACCGGGGCAGAGTATTATTCCAGTCCCCAGATACTGTCCATTCTTCCTCCAATCAGGATGCTTTGTCGTCCAGCGCATCACTGAAGTTGCGAAAACTTGAACCTCTCCGCCGTTAA